The Tripterygium wilfordii isolate XIE 37 chromosome 17, ASM1340144v1, whole genome shotgun sequence genome has a window encoding:
- the LOC119981683 gene encoding RING-H2 finger protein ATL3-like produces the protein MDESSERRHSFGSSDTIRITGTIMIVAIIVLFVVFVFVLFLHLYAKWFLWRTEEPPSPHPNRRRRRRRFVFAPGQDPTLAARKGLDPAILGSLPVLTFDSSDFKDGLECAVCLSELEQGEKARLLPKCNHGFHVECIDMWFQSHSTCPLCRNTVALEGSESVNDGSPEDIQSSQENLASGISTESPNFPTNVLFWGNETQVSTGGASLDGTPSSQSQHSSTSSSSSMAVISSRQDQDRMLVIDIPVQMSENLQSLSPSRFEEESKSPMTTRLRSLKRLLSREKKSAPSSSSSSVDV, from the coding sequence ATGGACGAGTCATCTGAGCGGAGACATTCGTTTGGTAGCTCTGATACGATTAGAATAACAGGAACAATCATGATAGTAGCTATAATTGTACTATTTGTAGTGTTTGTTTTTGTGCTCTTTCTCCATCTCTACGCCAAGTGGTTTTTGTGGCGCACGGAAGAACCACCATCACCTCATCCTAAtcgccgccgccgccgccgtCGATTTGTCTTTGCTCCTGGCCAAGACCCCACTCTTGCCGCCCGTAAAGGCCTAGACCCGGCCATTCTAGGGTCCCTCCCTGTGTTGACGTTTGATTCCAGTGATTTCAAAGATGGATTGGAATGCGCAGTTTGCCTTTCTGAACTTGAACAGGGAGAGAAAGCAAGGCTACTCCCCAAATGCAATCATGGGTTTCATGTCGAGTGCATTGATATGTGGTTCCAGTCCCACTCCACTTGCCCTCTTTGTAGAAACACAGTAGCACTTGAAGGCTCAGAGTCTGTCAATGATGGCTCCCCGGAGGATATTCAGTCGTCACAAGAGAATTTAGCGTCTGGGATTTCCACAGAATCTCCTAATTTTCCAACAAATGTGTTGTTTTGGGGCAATGAAACTCAAGTTAGCACAGGTGGTGCTAGCTTGGATGGGACACCTTCTTCTCAATCACAACATTCTTcaacttcatcttcttcatcaatggCAGTTATTAGTAGCAGGCAAGATCAAGATCGAATGCTGGTGATCGATATTCCTGTGCAAATGAGTGAGAACTTGCAGTCCTTATCCCCATCAAGGTTTGAGGAGGAATCTAAGTCTCCCATGACGACACGGTTGAGGTCATTGAAGAGGCTTTTGAGCAGGGAGAAAAAGTCTGCTCCCAGCAGCTCTAGTAGCTCTGTTGATGTCTAA
- the LOC119982829 gene encoding pectinesterase 3: MDSVKSFKGYGKVDELEQQEFHRRTRKRIIIVVVSAIVLVSVIVAVVVGTVIHKRKGSSSSEDVVPVPELTPAASLKAVCSVTQYPSSCFSSISTLETGNTSDPEVLFKLSLQVAINELSKLVDYPATLIGKNNDTRVTEALKVCETVLDDALDRVNDSVSSMGVGEGGKLLSASKIDDMRTWLSTSMTDQETCLDALDELNSTLLEEVTTTMENSTEFVSNSLAIVTKILSLLSDSGIPIHRRLLSTESGFPSWLSAGDRRLLQNTNSTTVQEVTVAKDGSGDFTTIAAAVDKVPNKSKTRFVIYVKEGVYEENVVLDKSKWNVMMYGDGKDKTIVSGSKNFIDGTPTFHTATFAVAGKGFIAKDMKFINTAGAAKHQAVAFRSGSDMSVYYNCAFDAYQDTLYAHSNRQFYRDCDITGTIDFIFGNAAVVFQNCNIQPRQPLPNQFNTITAQGKKDPNQNTGISIQKCTLSPLDKNLTAQTYLGRPWKEYSTTVIMQSNIEAFLNPLGWKEWVSNVVPPRTIFYAEYQNSGPGSSVDQRVNWVGYKPSLSEDEAGKFTVESFIQGQEWLPDTSVRFDNSL, translated from the exons ATGGATTCAGTCAAGTCCTTCAAGGGTTACGGCAAGGTAGACGAGCTCGAGCAGCAAGAGTTCCACCGGAGGACACGTAAGCGTATCATCATCGTCGTCGTCTCCGCCATCGTTCTAGTATCGGTAATCGTGGCTGTAGTTGTAGGAACCGTGATTCACAAACGAAAGGGCAGTTCATCTTCCGAAGACGTCGTTCCCGTTCCGGAGCTGACTCCGGCTGCTTCACTCAAAGCCGTCTGCAGTGTCACTCAGTACCCTAGCTCTTGCTTCTCCAGCATCTCCACTCTTGAAACCGGCAACACCTCCGATCCCGAAGTTCTGTTCAAGCTCTCCCTGCAAGTCGCGATTAATGAGCTCTCGAAGCTCGTGGATTATCCAGCGACGTTAATTGGAAAAAACAATGATACACGAGTCACGGAGGCTCTGAAGGTTTGCGAGACCGTTCTGGATGATGCACTGGACAGGGTAAACGACTCCGTATCGTCGATGGGTGTCGGTGAGGGAGGGAAGTTGTTATCGGCATCGAAAATTGATGATATGAGGACTTGGTTAAGTACTTCGATGACTGACCAAGAAACATGTTTAGATGCCCTAGACGAGTTAAATTCAACGCTTCTTGAAGAAGTGACAACTACGATGGAAAATTCCACCGAGTTTGTGAGCAATAGTTTGGCCATTGTTACCAAGATTTTGAGTTTATTGTCTGATTCCGGCATTCCGATTCACCGGAGGCTGCTTTCGACTGAGTCAGGGTTTCCGAGCTGGTTGAGTGCAGGTGACCGGCGGCTGCTCCAGAATACAAACTCAACGACGGTGCAGGAGGTCACGGTGGCGAAGGATGGGAGTGGGGATTTCACGACGATCGCCGCGGCGGTGGACAAGGTGCCGAATAAGAGTAAGACTAGATTCGTGATCTATGTCAAGGAAGGTGTGTATGAGGAGAATGTAGTTTTGGATAAGAGCAAGTGGAATGTTATGATGTACGGCGACGGGAAGGACAAGACCATCGTCTCCGGCAGTAAGAACTTCATCGACGGGACTCCCACCTTCCACACGGCCACATTTG CTGTCGCAGGAAAGGGTTTCATAGCAAAGGATATGAAATTCATTAACACGGCAGGAGCAGCAAAGCACCAAGCAGTGGCCTTCCGTTCTGGTTCGGACATGTCTGTGTATTATAATTGTGCATTTGATGCCTACCAGGACACACTATATGCTCATTCCAATCGACAATTCTACCGGGACTGTGACATCACCGGCACCATTGACTTCATCTTTGGCAATGCTGCTGTTGTTTTCCAGAATTGCAACATCCAGCCCAGGCAACCACTGCCTAACCAATTCAACACCATTACAGCTCAGGGAAAGAAGGATCCTAACCAAAACACTGGCATTTCAATCCAGAAGTGTACACTTTCTCCCTTGGACAAAAACCTTACAGCTCAGACATACCTTGGCCGGCCTTGGAAAGAGTATTCCACAACAGTGATAATGCAGTCCAATATTGAGGCATTCTTGAATCCATTGGGCTGGAAAGAATGGGTCAGCAATGTTGTCCCTCCCAGGACCATATTCTATGCTGAGTACCAGAATTCAGGGCCTGGATCAAGTGTTGATCAACGGGTCAATTGGGTTGGTTACAAACCATCTCTTTCAGAAGATGAGGCTGGGAAGTTCACCGTGGAATCATTTATTCAGGGCCAGGAATGGTTGCCAGACACAAGTGTTCGATTTGATAACTCTTTATGA
- the LOC119982830 gene encoding alanine aminotransferase 2, mitochondrial-like, whose amino-acid sequence MRKFVTDRAKRLLSISCQYQHLHRPLSSSQSRLFSSDPLSSSSSMASPSGSSTSLTLQTINPKVLKCEYAVRGEIVTLAQKLQEELQAKPGSHSFDEILYCNIGNPQSLGQQPITFFREVLALCDHPSILDKSETQGLFSADSIERAWQILDQIPGRATGAYSHSQGIKGLRDTIAAGIEVRDGFPADPNDLFLTDGASPAVHMMMQLLIRSEKDGILCPIPQYPLYSASIALHGGSLVPYYLDEATGWGLEVSDLKKQLEDAKSKGIAVRALVVINPGNPTGQVLAEDNQREIVEFCKQEGIVLLADEVYQENVYVPEKKFHSFKKISRSMGYGEEDLSLVSFQSVSKGYYGECGKRGGYMEVTGFGADIREQIYKVASVNLCSNISGQILSSLVMSPPKVGDESFESYLEERDGILSSLARRAKTLEDAFNSLEGVTCNKAEGAMYLFPRIQLSEKAIKAAEAVKATPDAFYCRRLLNATGIVFVPGSGFGQVSGTWHFRCTILPQEDKIPAIVTRLTDFHKSFMDEYRD is encoded by the exons ATGCGGAAATTCGTGACTGACAGAGCTAAACGGCTTCTCAGCATCTCGTGTCAATATCAGCACTTGCACCGTCCTCTCTCTTCTTCACAGTCTCGTTTATTTTCCTCCGATccactctcttcttcctcttccatgGCTTCCCCGTCTGGTTCCTCTACTTCTCTCACTCTCCAAACCATTAATCCCAAG GTTTTGAAGTGTGAGTATGCTGTCCGTGGTGAAATTGTCACCCTTGCTCAG AAATTACAAGAAGAGTTGCAGGCTAAGCCAGGATCTCATTCATTTGATGAG ATACTCTATTGCAATATTGGAAATCCTCAATCTCTTGGTCAGCAGCCAATAACATTTTTCCGAGAG GTTCTTGCATTGTGTGACCATCCTTCCATTCTGGACAAAAGTGAAACACAGGGTTTGTTCAG TGCGGATTCCATTGAGCGAGCCTGGCAGATTCTGGATCAAATTCCTGGAAGAGCCACTGGCGCTTATAGCCACAGTCAG GGTATCAAGGGATTACGTGACACAATTGCTGCTGGAATTGAAGTCCGTGATGGTTTCCCTGCTGATCCAAATGACCTTTTCTTGACTGATGGTGCAAGCCCAGCG GTCCATATGATGATGCAGTTGCTCATTAGGTCTGAGAAGGATGGAATTCTTTGCCCCATTCCTCAGTATCCCTTATACTCTGCTTCAATTGCTCTACATGGTGGATCTCTG GTTCCTTACTACCTTGATGAAGCGACTGGGTGGGGATTAGAAGTTTCTGACCTCAAGAAGCAATTAGAGGATGCCAAGTCTAAGGGAATTGCTGTCCGGGCTTTGGTGGTTATAAATCCAGGCAACCCAACGGGTCAG GTTCTTGCTGAAGATAACCAACGTGAAATTGTTGAGTTCTGCAAGCAGGAAGGGATCGTTCTTCTAGCGGATGAG GTTTACCAGGAAAATGTGTATGTTCCAGAGAAGAAGTTCCACTCCTTCAAGAAGATCTCGCGGTCCATGGGATATGGAGAAGAAGATTTATCTCTGGTATCTTTTCAATCAGTATCTAAAG gATATTATGGTGAGTGTGGAAAAAGGGGAGGTTATATGGAGGTTACTGGGTTTGGTGCTGACATAAGGGAACAAATTTATAAAGTGGCATCAGTGAATCTGTGTTCCAATATTTCTGGTCAAATTCTTTCCAGCCTTGTCATGAGCCCACCAAAG GTTGGTGATGAATCCTTTGAATCTTATCTTGAGGAGAGAGATGGAATCCTCTCATCGCTGGCAAGGCGTGCAAAG ACATTGGAGGATGCATTCAACAGTTTGGAGGGTGTAACATGCAACAAGGCAGAAGGGGCAATGTATCTCTTTCCTCGAATTCAGCTTTCTGAAAAGGCAATTAAAGCAGCAGAAGCAGTAAAAGCCACACCGGATGCATTCTATTGTCGCAGGCTCCTCAATGCTACTGGAATTGTTTTTGTTCCTGGTTCTGGTTTTGGCCAG GTCTCTGGTACGTGGCATTTTAGGTGTACAATACTGCCTCAAGAGGATAAGATTCCAGCCATTGTCACCCGTCTGACAGACTTCCATAAGAGTTTCATGGACGAGTATCGCGACTGA
- the LOC119982832 gene encoding proteasome subunit alpha type-5 gives MFLTRTEYDRGVNTFSPEGRLFQVEYAIEAIKLGSTAIGLKTKEGVVLAVEKRITSPLLEPSSVEKIMEIDEHIGCAMSGLIADARTLVEHARVETQNHRFSYGEPMTVESTTQALCDLALRFGEGDEESMSRPFGVSLLIAGHDENGPSLYYTDPSGTFWQCNGKAIGSGSEGADSSLQEQYNKELTLQEAETIALSILKQVMEEKVTPNNVDIAKVAPTYHLYTPSEVEAVISRL, from the exons ATGTTTCTCACAAG GACTGAGTATGATAGAGGAGTCAACACCTTCTCTCCGGAAGGCAGATTGTTTCAGGTTGAATATGCCATTGAAGCTATCAAG CTGGGCTCAACTGCTATTGGATTGAAAACAAAAGAAGGAGTGGTTCTTGCAGTCGAGAAGCGTATTACTTCACCACTGCTG GAGCCCAGCAGCGTAGAAAAAATTATGGAAATTGATGAGCATATCGGATGTGCTATGAGTGGATTGATTGCTGATGCCCGTACACTTGTTGAGCATGCACGTGTTGAAACTCAG AACCATAGATTCTCATATGGTGAACCAATGACTGTAGAGTCCACTACACAAGCACTGTGTGATCTTGCCCTGCGCTTTGGTGAGGGTGATGAAGAATCCATG TCTCGACCCTTTGGGGTATCTCTGCTGATTGCTGGTCATGATGAAAATGGCCCCAGCTT GTACTATACAGATCCTTCTGGCACTTTTTGGCAATGCAATGGTAAGGCTATTGGTTCTGGTTCAGAAGGTGCAGACAGCTCTCTGCAAGAGCAGTATAACAAG GAGCTAACTCTTCAAGAAGCTGAGACAATTGCTCTGTCAATTCTGAAGCAAGTTATGGAAGAGAAG GTAACTCCAAACAATGTCGATATTGCAAAGGTGGCTCCAACGTACCACCTATATACCCCTTCTGAGGTGGAGGCTGTCATTAGTCGTCTATGA